In the genome of Marispirochaeta sp., one region contains:
- a CDS encoding response regulator — protein MYSVLIVDDERPVIESITYMLQKNRPELQIAGTAASGREAIRKAEESKPDIILIDVKMPGIDGLDALREIKRRMPYMMPILMTAYERFDIAQTAFELGVQDYLLKPFSQEKLIAAVDAALQTLNRNSSGLGESLKHIELLHSLQGTIEHLFFKSIKLASSLEEFIPYLQTTLSLHSARGCIGLLKWELTDGGESSGSKTGDAFSDKAEQRIQLGRALLSKLKYKFPCLGSVSAEEILFFFPEMDGSDSVPREDHLENIFKKESGSGDVPRWNFALGGSVELSRLSDSCHEARQSVSRRKGENTGADMELEMLRSRLPAWRCISVKAVVQNEPVELNRLIETELLNIEDFGTARAVLVDLGLNIEHLHKLTTLYPLKVVNSESREDLYALCSRWFRQLTEQVAVQRDSSLPLVLRRALEYIDLYYSRPIQLADVALHVEVSPAYLSNLFSQHLGRSFIDQLTDCRINKAKQLLTEKIHPVKTISHMIGYQDPNYFSRLFRKWTGQSPTEYRP, from the coding sequence ATGTATAGTGTTCTGATTGTGGATGACGAGCGGCCGGTAATCGAAAGTATCACCTACATGCTGCAGAAAAACCGGCCCGAGCTGCAGATCGCCGGAACAGCCGCATCCGGACGCGAGGCTATCCGGAAGGCAGAGGAGAGCAAGCCTGACATCATCCTGATCGACGTGAAGATGCCGGGAATCGACGGCCTGGATGCACTACGGGAGATCAAACGGCGGATGCCCTACATGATGCCCATCCTGATGACTGCGTATGAGCGCTTCGACATTGCCCAGACCGCCTTCGAACTCGGGGTCCAGGATTATCTCCTGAAGCCTTTCTCCCAGGAGAAACTGATCGCCGCTGTGGATGCGGCGCTCCAGACGCTCAATCGCAATTCCTCGGGTCTGGGCGAGAGCCTCAAGCATATCGAACTCCTCCACTCCCTTCAGGGTACCATCGAGCATCTTTTTTTTAAATCCATCAAGCTGGCCAGCAGTCTTGAAGAATTCATACCCTATCTTCAGACCACACTCTCTCTCCACAGTGCCCGGGGATGCATCGGGCTGCTTAAATGGGAGCTTACCGATGGCGGAGAGAGCAGTGGTTCAAAGACCGGAGATGCCTTCTCCGATAAAGCTGAGCAGAGAATTCAGCTCGGACGGGCACTCCTTTCAAAGCTCAAGTACAAATTCCCCTGTCTTGGCTCTGTTTCGGCGGAAGAGATCCTCTTCTTTTTTCCTGAAATGGACGGCTCAGATTCAGTCCCCAGGGAAGATCATCTGGAGAATATCTTTAAAAAGGAAAGCGGCAGTGGAGATGTACCGCGTTGGAACTTTGCCCTGGGCGGAAGTGTGGAACTATCGCGGCTGTCGGATAGCTGCCATGAAGCCCGTCAGAGTGTGTCCAGGCGGAAGGGAGAAAACACCGGCGCCGACATGGAACTGGAGATGCTGCGATCGCGTCTGCCTGCCTGGCGCTGCATAAGTGTTAAAGCGGTAGTTCAGAACGAGCCTGTCGAATTGAATCGTCTGATTGAGACGGAGCTCCTGAATATCGAGGATTTTGGTACGGCGCGGGCTGTACTAGTGGATCTGGGATTGAACATCGAACACCTGCACAAACTCACAACCCTGTATCCGTTGAAGGTGGTTAACAGTGAATCCCGGGAAGATCTCTACGCTCTTTGTTCCAGGTGGTTCCGTCAGCTGACAGAACAGGTCGCCGTCCAGCGCGACAGCAGCCTGCCCCTTGTGCTGCGGCGGGCCCTCGAATATATCGATTTGTACTACTCCCGCCCGATCCAGCTGGCGGATGTTGCCCTGCATGTCGAAGTCAGCCCGGCTTATCTGAGCAACCTGTTTTCACAGCATCTGGGACGCAGCTTCATCGATCAGCTCACCGATTGCCGTATAAACAAAGCCAAGCAGCTCCTGACCGAAAAAATCCATCCCGTCAAGACTATCAGTCACATGATCGGGTATCAGGATCCCAACTATTTCAGCCGGCTTTTCAGGAAGTGGACCGGTCAATCCCCCACGGAATACCGGCCGTGA